From one Streptomyces sp. N50 genomic stretch:
- a CDS encoding AMP-binding protein — protein sequence MRLSAVELLDEDERRELVGWGGGVACEVPGVSVPELFGEWVVRTPDAVALVAGEVRLSYAELDARANRVAHCLRGRGVGAESVVAVCLGRGVDLVVALLGVLKAGGVYLPVDVEYPAERVAFMVADAAPVCVVTTVEYAAVVAGLPVVVLDDPAVQAELDGLAGVPVPDSTVSSENAAYVMYTSGSTGVPKGVVATHGDVVGLALASHWGVGGGARVLFHAPHAFDASSYEVWVALLSGAGVVVAPPGVDVDGGVLRSWIAEFGLTHVHVTAGLFRVLAERDPGCFAGVGEVLTGGDVVPVEAVRRVVGACAGVVVRHLYGPTEVTLCATQHAVSGAGVLGVCCRSAGRWTGPGCMCWMALLRRFRSGWRVSCMSRVRGWRGVIWGVGV from the coding sequence GTGCGGTTGTCGGCGGTGGAGTTGCTTGACGAGGACGAGCGGCGGGAGCTGGTCGGGTGGGGCGGTGGTGTGGCGTGTGAGGTGCCGGGTGTGTCGGTGCCGGAGTTGTTTGGGGAGTGGGTGGTGCGGACGCCGGATGCGGTGGCGTTGGTGGCGGGTGAAGTTCGTTTGTCGTATGCGGAGTTGGATGCGCGGGCGAATCGGGTTGCGCATTGCCTGCGTGGGCGGGGTGTGGGTGCGGAGTCGGTTGTTGCGGTGTGTTTGGGGCGTGGTGTCGATCTGGTGGTGGCGTTGTTGGGGGTGTTGAAGGCGGGGGGTGTGTATCTGCCGGTGGATGTGGAGTATCCGGCGGAGCGGGTGGCGTTCATGGTTGCGGATGCGGCGCCGGTGTGTGTGGTGACGACGGTGGAGTATGCGGCGGTGGTGGCGGGGCTGCCGGTGGTGGTGCTCGATGATCCGGCGGTGCAGGCGGAGTTGGATGGTCTTGCCGGCGTGCCGGTACCCGACTCGACTGTTTCTTCTGAGAACGCGGCGTATGTGATGTACACGTCGGGTTCGACGGGGGTGCCGAAGGGGGTGGTGGCGACTCACGGGGATGTGGTGGGGCTGGCGTTGGCGTCGCATTGGGGTGTGGGGGGTGGGGCGCGGGTGTTGTTCCATGCGCCGCATGCGTTTGACGCGTCGTCGTACGAGGTGTGGGTGGCGTTGTTGTCGGGTGCTGGTGTGGTGGTGGCGCCGCCCGGTGTGGATGTCGATGGCGGTGTGTTGCGGTCGTGGATTGCTGAGTTTGGGTTGACGCATGTGCATGTGACGGCGGGGTTGTTCCGGGTGTTGGCGGAGCGGGATCCGGGGTGTTTTGCCGGGGTGGGTGAGGTGTTGACCGGTGGTGATGTGGTGCCGGTGGAGGCGGTGCGTCGGGTGGTGGGGGCGTGTGCGGGTGTGGTGGTGCGGCATCTGTATGGGCCGACGGAGGTGACGTTGTGTGCCACGCAGCATGCGGTGTCCGGGGCGGGCGTGCTGGGGGTGTGTTGCCGATCGGCAGGCCGTTGGACGGGACCCGGGTGTATGTGCTGGATGGCTCTCTTGCGCCGGTTCCGGTCGGGGTGGCGGGTGAGTTGTATGTCGCGGGTGCGGGGTTGGCGCGGGGTTATCTGGGGCGTGGGGGTCTGA